A portion of the Ascochyta rabiei chromosome 13, complete sequence genome contains these proteins:
- a CDS encoding transcription factor, contains a PHD finger motif — MAEPPPPSRSNTPTVAAMRRPLEEDHVPAVSSPLNPNPNLPDAATRPRPRVPPREREQREKRETLKKREASGSGRANTPNPKAKKDGRPPADSPMRYSIPEPKAADYNAPKDGVFLSREPLPLYAPDGATELRKPHDYAWNKKGYKYTHCVADPLFRHKQYYRQSDSRPHGPRMSHEDSDKWFYFDDTATVVSQEKGWRMGRGNVVAREGRIYYEVKVLRGIPPHGPKDPVDPRTGDTRPGPHIRMGWARREAPLDGPVGFDGYSYGITDARFEAQHRSRASKIFNPLPKGAKSKHMKARPPHGKPVPVEYVTDQHIQEGDVIGLEIQLPSLSMHRKVVEGIYNPAVDLGDGFDAATNADPFDRPLDIIRDRIPVPYKGNFYFEQLDYQVTKMVEAYHDRGPVPKIHPSPNHEDVSVRSLPHSHIKVYKNGQEVGIAFENLLAFLPPASVPSVEAVKAGARTGFDDGMVGYLPAISVFNGGIAQVNMGPHFWCPPEEMKKQQQRDTQMADGDPSHKPVPDGRRLRAIGERYKEQIAEDIVWDIIDEVDFFSQDGGWEYKGEAPQDVKGSATPRARGFANPDENLGVEVGRRY; from the coding sequence ATGGCCgaaccgccgccgccctcgcgCTCCAACACGCCCACCGTCGCCGCCATGCGCCGCCCGCTCGAGGAAGATCACGTGCCCGCCGTCTCGTCTCCGCTCAACCCCAACCCCAATCTCCCGGATGCGGCGACGCGTCCACGGCCACGGGTGCCGCCCCGCGAGCGCGAGCAGCGGGAAAAGCGCGAGACGCTCAAGAAGCGCGAGGCCTCGGGCAGCGGCCGGGCCAACACGCCCAACCCAAAGGCCAAGAAGGACGGGCGCCCGCCCGCGGACTCGCCCATGCGCTACTCGATCCCCGAGCCCAAGGCGGCCGACTACAACGCGCCCAAGGACGGCGTGTTCCTGTCGCGCGAGCCCCTCCCCCTGTATGCCCCCGACGGGGCCACGGAGCTCAGGAAGCCGCACGACTACGCGTGGAACAAGAAGGGCTACAAGTACACCCACTGCGTCGCCGACCCGCTGTTCAGACACAAGCAGTACTACCGCCAGAGCGACTCGCGCCCGCATGGCCCGCGCATGAGCCACGAGGACTCGGACAAGTGGTTCTACTTCGACGACACCGCCACCGTGGTCTCGCAGGAGAAGGGCTGGCGCATGGGCCGCGGCAACGTGGTCGCAAGGGAGGGCCGCATCTACTACGAGGTCAAGGTGCTGCGCGGCATCCCGCCACACGGGCCCAAGGACCCCGTCGACCCCCGCACCGGCGACACAAGACCCGGCCCGCACATTCGCATGGGCTGGGCGCGCCGAGAGGCTCCGCTCGACGGGCCCGTGGGCTTCGACGGCTACAGCTACGGCATCACCGACGCCCGCTTCGAGGCACAGCACCGCTCGCGCGCCTCCAAGATCTTCAACCCGCTGCCCAAGGGCGCCAAGAGCAAGCACATGAAAGCCAGGCCGCCGCACGGCAAGCCCGTGCCCGTCGAGTATGTGACCGACCAGCACATCCAGGAAGGCGACGTCATCGGCCTGGAGATCCAGCTGCCCTCCCTCTCCATGCACCGCAAGGTCGTCGAGGGCATCTACAACCCCGCCGTCGACCTCGGCGACGGCTTCGACGCCGCCACCAACGCCGACCCCTTCGACCGCCCCCTCGACATCATCCGCGACCGCATCCCCGTGCCCTACAAGGGCAACTTCTACTTCGAGCAGCTCGACTACCAAGTCACCAAGATGGTCGAAGCCTACCACGACCGCGGCCCCGTCCCCAAGATCCACCCCTCGCCGAACCACGAAGACGTCAGCGTCCGCTCCTTGCCGCATTCGCACATCAAGGTCTACAAGAACGGGCAGGAGGTCGGCATTGCCTTTGAGAATCTCCTCGCCTTCCTGCCGCCCGCCAGTGTGCCGTCGGTCGAGGCCGTCAAAGCGGGAGCGCGAACAGGCTTCGACGACGGCATGGTTGGCTATCTCCCCGCCATCTCCGTCTTCAACGGCGGCATCGCCCAGGTGAACATGGGCCCACACTTTTGGTGTCCACCCGAGGAGATGAAGAAGCAACAGCAGCGCGACACGCAAATGGCCGACGGCGACCCCTCACACAAGCCCGTCCCGGACGGTCGAAGGCTGCGCGCCATTGGCGAGCGCTACAAGGAGCAGATTGCCGAGGATATTGTCTGGGACATCATCGACGAGGTCGACTTCTTCTCCCAGGACGGCGGGTGGGAGTACAAGGGCGAGGCACCGCAGGACGTCAAGGGGAGTGCCACGCCTAGGGCGCGTGGTTTTGCGAATCCAGACGAGAATCTGGGCGTCGAGGTGGGGAGGCGATACTGA
- a CDS encoding snoRNA-binding rRNA-processing protein, producing the protein MPRVPKSPGVRGERHNPLAEEYLPSDPYKTKAKRQKRAKTDQQDEQGYVDSKSSRKILEIGRELEEEDERENQRGAPKGANPAFDFEKRLGEDDLEEIVSGQFDDDDEAWGEDDEEVEEVEIDADDLAAWNKFIPTDDNPIQWPGQEVAPSGPGTDLAALILEKIAAHEGGGGGGEANQGPREIVGGGAPEDAVELPAKVVEVYSKVGLILSRYKAGKLPKPFKILPTIPAWETLLAITRPENWTPNSMYAATRIFISSKPYNAQIFLNTVLLPAVQQHIAETQKLNVHLYNALKKALYKPSAFFKGIVFPMLTESRCTQREATIVASVVAKVSVPVLHSAAALHRLCEIAAEQMSSDPDAAGPCNIFIKTLLEKKYALPFKVIDALVFHFLRFRAVGASSADAMDTDSVAGDLAATGKLPVIWHQCLLAFAQRYRNDITEDQREALLDLLLTRGHKGISPEVRRELLEGRGRGVVAEPAAAVGLDGDDTMVME; encoded by the exons ATGCCGAGAGTGCCCAAGTCGCCCGGCGTGCGGGGCGAGCGCCACAACCCGCTCGCAGAGGAATACCTGCCCTCGGACCCCTACAAGACAAAGGCCAAGCGCCAGAAGCGCGCCAAGACAGACCAGCAGGACGAGCAGGGCTACGTCGACTCGAAGAGCTCGCGCAAGATCCTCGAAATCGGACGAGAGCTCGAGGAAGAGGACGAGCGCGAGAACCAGCGCGGCGCACCCAAAGGCGCAAACCCGGCCTTCGACTTTGAGAAGCGGCTGGGCGAGGACGATCTCGAGGAGATTGTCTCCGGCCAgttcgacgacgacgacgaggcctggggcgaggacgacgaggaggtCGAGGAGGTCGAGATCGATGCAGACGACCTGGCTGCGTGGAACAAGTTCATCCCCACCGACGACAACCCCATCCAATGGCCGGGGCAAGAAGTCGCGCCCTCTGGACCAGGAACAGACCTGGCAGCCCTCATCCTCGAGAAGATCGCGGCGCACgaaggcggcggcggcggcggcgaggcCAACCAAGGGCCCCGCGAGatcgtcggcggcggcgctcCAGAAGACGCCGTCGAGCTGCCCGCCAAAGTCGTCGAAG TCTACAGCAAGGTCGGCCTCATCCTCTCCCGCTACAAGGCCGGCAAGCTCCCCAAGCCCTTCAAGATCCTCCCCACCATCCCCGCCTGGGAGACGCTCCTCGCCATAACGCGCCCCGAGAACTGGACACCCAACTCCATGTACGCCGCCACCCGCATCTTCATCTCCTCGAAGCCCTACAACGCCCAGATCTTCCTCAACACCGTCCTGCTCCCCGCCGTCCAGCAGCACATCGCCGAGACACAGAAGCTGAACGTGCACCTCTACAACGCTTTGAAGAAGGCCCTCTACAAGCCGAGCGCCTTCTTCAAGGGCATCGTCTTCCCCATGCTCACCGAGAGCCGCTGCACCCAGCGCGAAGCCACCATCGTCGCCTCTGTTGTAGCCAAGGTCTCGGTGCCCGTCCTGCACTCAGCCGCCGCCCTACACCGCCTGTGCGAAATCGCCGCCGAGCAAATGTCCAGTGACCCCGACGCCGCCGGGCCCTGCAACATCTTCATCAAGACGCTGCTGGAGAAGAAGTACGCGCTCCCCTTCAAAGTCATCGACGCACTCGTCTTCCACTTCCTGCGCTTCCGCGCCGTCGGCGCCTCCTCGGCCGACGCAATGGACACCGACTCCGTCGCCGGCGACCTCGCCGCCACCGGCAAACTCCCCGTCATCTGGCACCAATGCCTCCTTGCCTTCGCCCAGCGCTACCGCAACGACATCACAGAGGACCAGCGCGAGGCTCTGCTCGACCTCCTCCTCACGCGCGGCCACAAGGGCATCAGCCCCGAGGTGCGCCGCGAGCTCCTCGAGGGCCGCGGGCGTGGTGTTGTCGCTGAGCCCGCTGCCGCTGTCGGCTTGGATGGCGACGATACCATGGTTATGGAGTAG
- a CDS encoding NADH:ubiquinone reductase (non-electrogenic) encodes MPRQTVPVEAESWSLIGKELILGLAAIPVFCVRLRLRARQALARHRKEKVVFLFTTTAAAAHLPDTFTSTFTFTSTSVRTSPTNQAASPRASVTAVHSPPPSMAPTMRPFAAAKLVAQAQLAGRRAYTTQRPSLMASRAQWTSRPVQSQMVQRQSVRQQSSLPDKKQVKRGGFRMLRWTWRLTWVSAVAGLAYIGYGIYETRNPVDQPPPDPSKKTLVVLGTGWGSVSLLKKLDTENYNVIVVSPRNYFLFTPLLPSCTVGTIEHRSIMEPIRNFLRHKKAAVKYYEAEATKIDYEKRVVYVNDESPIKGDVSQTEIPFDMLVVGVGAENATFGIPGVREHALFLKEVGDAQAIRNRIMDCCETATFKDQSTEEVQRLLHMVVVGGGPTGVEFAGELQDFFHSDLKKWIPEIQEKFHVTLVEALPNVLPMFSKQLIDYTEQTFKEETIDIRTKTMVKNVTDKYIEAESTGPDGKKQLERIPFGLLVWATGNALRPLVKDLINQIPAQKDSRRGLAVNEYLVVKGTENVWAVGDCAVANYAPTAQVAAQEGAFLARMFNQMAKTEEIESKLVELSEIQEKAPNAEARNKAFDEIKDLQKRLRRTKGVNPFEYSHQGSLAYIGSEKAVADISWFSGNIASGGTITYFFWRSAYLSMCFSTRNRILVLMDWVKAKVFGRDVSRV; translated from the exons ATGCCAAGGCAGACGGTCCCGGTGGAGGCGGAAAGCTGGTCTTTAATTGGAAAGGAGCTTATCTTGGGGCTGGCAGCCATCCCTGTCTTCTGtgtgcgtctgcgtctgcgcgCTCGGCAAGCTCTTGCTCGTCATCGCAAGGAAAAAGTGGTTTTCCTTTTCACGACGACCGCAGCCGCAGCGCACCTCCCAGACACCTTCACCTCtaccttcaccttcacctccACCTCCGTCCGCACATCGCCTACTAACCAGGCTGCATCGCCGCGTGCATCTGTGACTGCCGTCCACAGCCCACCACCGTCAATGGCTCCCACCATGCGGCCCTTTGCTGCGGCGAAGCTCGTCGCACAGGCCCAGCTCGCCGGCCGCCGCGCCTACACGACCCAGCGCCCGTCGCTCATGGCCAGCAGGGCGCAGTGGACCTCGCGGCCCGTCCAGTCGCAGATGGTCCAGCGCCAGAGCGTGCGCCAGCAGAGCAGCCTGCCAGACAAGAAGCAGGTCAAGCGCGGCGGCTTCAGGATGCTGCGCTGGACCTGGCGCCTCACCTGGGTCAGCGCAGTTGCAGGCCTCGCATACATTGGCTACGGTATATACGAGACGCGCAACCCCGTCGACCAGCCGCCGCCCGACCCGTCCAAGAAGACGCTCGTTGTTCTGG GCACCGGCTGGGGCTCCGTCTCCCTCCTCAAGAAGCTCGACACGGAAAACTACAACGTCATCGTCGTCTCGCCGCGCAACTACTTCCTCTTCACCCCGCTGCTGCCCTCGTGCACCGTCGGCACCATCGAGCACCGCTCCATCATGGAGCCCATCCGCAACTTCCTGCGCCACAAAAAGGCCGCCGTCAAGTACTACGAGGCCGAGGCCACCAAGATCGACTACGAGAAGCGCGTCGTCTACGTCAACGACGAGTCGCCCATCAAGGGCGATGTCTCCCAGACCGAGATCCCCTTCGACATGCTCGTCGTCGGTGTCGGCGCGGAGAACGCCACTTTCG GCATTCCCGGTGTGCGCGAGCACGCTCTGTTCCTGAAGGAGGTCGGTGACGCCCAGGCCATCCGCAACCGCATCATGGACTGCTGCGAGACGGCCACCTTCAAGGACCAGTCTACCGAGGAGGTACAGCGTCTGCTGCACATGGTCGTCGTTGGCGGAGGCCCCACCGGCGTCGAGTTCGCCGGTGAGCTCCAGGACTTCTTCCACTCCGACCTGAAGAAGTGGATCCCCGAGATCCAGGAGAAGTTCCACGTCACCCTCGTCGAGGCCCTGCCCAACGTCCTGCCCATGTTCTCCAAGCAGCTCATCGACTACACCGAGCAGACCTTCAAGGAGGAGACCATCGACATCCGCACAAAGACCATGGTCAAGAACGTCACAGACAAGTACATCGAGGCCGAGTCGACGGGCCCCGACGGCAAGAAGCAGCTCGAGAGGATCCCCTTCGGTCTGCTCGTCTGGGCCACCGGTAACGCGCTGCGACCGCTTGTCAAGGATCTGATCAACCAGATCCCTGCACAGAAGGACTCGCGCCGCGGTCTCGCCGTCAACGAGTACCTCGTCGTCAAGGGTACGGAGAACGTCTGGGCTGTGGGTGACTGCGCTGTCGCCAACTACGCCCCCACCGCCCAGGTTGCTGCCCAGGAGGGTGCTTTCCTGGCTCGCATGTTCAACCAGATGGCCAAGACCGAGGAGATTGAGTCCAAGCTGGTCGAGCTCTCCGAGATACAGGAGAAGGCGCCCAACGCCGAGGCCCGCAACAAGGCCTTCGACGAGATCAAGGACCTCCAGAAGAGGCTGAGGAGGACCAAGGGCGTCAACCCCTTTGAGTACTCCCACCAGGGTTCGCTCGCGTACATTGGCTCCGAGAAGGCCGTGGCCGACATTTCGTGGTTCTCTGGCAACATCGCCTCGGGCGGTACCattacctacttcttctGGCGCAGTGCCTACCTCAGCATGTGCTTCAGCACCCGCAACAGGATCCTGGTGCTCATGGACTGGGTCAAGGCAAAGGTGTTTGGTCGCGATGTGTCGCGTGTCTGA